A region of Solanum dulcamara chromosome 7, daSolDulc1.2, whole genome shotgun sequence DNA encodes the following proteins:
- the LOC129895881 gene encoding uncharacterized protein LOC129895881 isoform X1 — translation MRKRDAMYNLNYMECKLPELVVFLQDSNHQVFKENCMDGEECSLDNCELNHHNICYMLEYELDNSVELENRVSESKPASYEGIVKKFDDSKNLLMEGKAATEIADAISFSHDVPKRPSLDRELVDQKENQDQKLKLVSMASKFVSKEASCNKSGIADSISREGPADTKAENSTSTEDGMPRSLASLFADQNTEKLPDREDMNLVVSATKQCHDNISIRSSSTNSTKSFAFPILTSEWPGSPAKMVVADKREFKRLSCRWRTCFGFCKF, via the exons ATG AGAAAGAGAGATGCAATGTATAATCTGAATTATATGGAGTGCAAACTACCCGAATTAGTTGTTTTTCTTCAAGACAGCAATCATCAAGTTTTCAAGGAAAACTGTATGGATGGGGAAGAATGTTCTTTGGATAATTGTGAATTGAACCACCATAATATTTGTTACATGCTCGAGTATGAGTTGGACAACAGTGTAGAATTAGAGAACAGAGTTTCTGAATCCAAGCCTGCATCGTACGAGGGCATTGTTAAGAAGTTTGACGACTCTAAAAATCTGTTGATGGAAGGTAAAGCTGCTACTGAGATTGCTGATGCCATTTCCTTTAGCCATGATGTTCCAAAACGGCCGAGTTTGGACAGAGAATTGGTTGATCAAAAAGAGAATCAG GATCAAAAGCTGAAACTAGTCTCGATGGCGTCTAAGTTTGTCTCCAAGGAAGCATCTTGTAACAAAAGTGGTATAGCAGATTCAATTTCCAGAGAAGGACCAGCAGATACAAAGGCTGAAAACAGCACCAGCACTGAAGATGGAATGCCAAGAAGTTTAGCTTCATTGTTTGCAGATCAGAACACTGAAAAGCTTCCAGACCGTGAAGACATGAATCTTGTAGTCTCAGCAACGAAGCAATGTCATGATAACATCTCTATTCGCTCGAGTAGCACCAACAGCACAAAATCTTTTGCCTTTCCTAT ACTAACCTCAGAGTGGCCCGGCAGCCCTGCCAAGATGGTGGTAGCCGATAAGAGAGAGTTTAAAAGGCTAAGTTGTCGCTGGAGAACGTGCTTTGGTTTCtgcaaattttga
- the LOC129895881 gene encoding uncharacterized protein LOC129895881 isoform X2: MYNLNYMECKLPELVVFLQDSNHQVFKENCMDGEECSLDNCELNHHNICYMLEYELDNSVELENRVSESKPASYEGIVKKFDDSKNLLMEGKAATEIADAISFSHDVPKRPSLDRELVDQKENQDQKLKLVSMASKFVSKEASCNKSGIADSISREGPADTKAENSTSTEDGMPRSLASLFADQNTEKLPDREDMNLVVSATKQCHDNISIRSSSTNSTKSFAFPILTSEWPGSPAKMVVADKREFKRLSCRWRTCFGFCKF; the protein is encoded by the exons ATGTATAATCTGAATTATATGGAGTGCAAACTACCCGAATTAGTTGTTTTTCTTCAAGACAGCAATCATCAAGTTTTCAAGGAAAACTGTATGGATGGGGAAGAATGTTCTTTGGATAATTGTGAATTGAACCACCATAATATTTGTTACATGCTCGAGTATGAGTTGGACAACAGTGTAGAATTAGAGAACAGAGTTTCTGAATCCAAGCCTGCATCGTACGAGGGCATTGTTAAGAAGTTTGACGACTCTAAAAATCTGTTGATGGAAGGTAAAGCTGCTACTGAGATTGCTGATGCCATTTCCTTTAGCCATGATGTTCCAAAACGGCCGAGTTTGGACAGAGAATTGGTTGATCAAAAAGAGAATCAG GATCAAAAGCTGAAACTAGTCTCGATGGCGTCTAAGTTTGTCTCCAAGGAAGCATCTTGTAACAAAAGTGGTATAGCAGATTCAATTTCCAGAGAAGGACCAGCAGATACAAAGGCTGAAAACAGCACCAGCACTGAAGATGGAATGCCAAGAAGTTTAGCTTCATTGTTTGCAGATCAGAACACTGAAAAGCTTCCAGACCGTGAAGACATGAATCTTGTAGTCTCAGCAACGAAGCAATGTCATGATAACATCTCTATTCGCTCGAGTAGCACCAACAGCACAAAATCTTTTGCCTTTCCTAT ACTAACCTCAGAGTGGCCCGGCAGCCCTGCCAAGATGGTGGTAGCCGATAAGAGAGAGTTTAAAAGGCTAAGTTGTCGCTGGAGAACGTGCTTTGGTTTCtgcaaattttga
- the LOC129896181 gene encoding uncharacterized protein LOC129896181, with product MDLWHKARSFAEEAAKRSQEFTIEAAKRTQELSIGSSTLSEAVSEASKRSKEIAAEASKRSKEIVAEASKRADQIKFQIPALSSLVDYSTSPQTVSAAPTPADLEKFGVTDDLREFVKGITRNTFQNFQLKDESEMSQIPTVSNIRQDLTEFQEKHAKLVLSSVKEISKLRYEICPRIMRERKFWRIYFVLVNSPLAPYEKKYMDEAKIISAEKANVEEAKDISSAGTTSKPVIGATTQTNKKSASSTADQDLDVFLLGEESDEGPDDGENAFDDDFDKI from the exons ATGGATTTGTGGCACAAGGCACGGAGCTTCGCGGAGGAAGCTGCAAAGCGATCACAGGAGTTCACTATAGAAGCTGCTAAGCGTACACAGGAGCTCAGTATTGGCTCCTCCACGTTATCCGAAGCCGTTTCAGAGGCTTCTAAGCGTTCAAAGGAGATTGCCGCCGAAGCTTCTAAGCGCTCTAAGGAGATCGTTGCCGAAGCTTCCAAACGCGCCGACCAGATCAAGTTTCAAATTCCCGCCCTCTCTAGCCTTGTGGACTACTCAACTTCCCCTCAAACTGTTTCGGCTGCTCCTACGCCGGCTGATCTCGAAAAGTTTGGAGTCACTGACGACTTGAGAGAGTTCGTTAAGGGCATCACTAGGAACACCTTCCAGAATTTTCAACTTAAAG ATGAGTCAGAGATGTCTCAAATTCCTACAGTCTCAAACATTCGGCAGGATCTTACAGAATTTCAGGAAAAACATGCAAAACTTGTTCTTTCATCTGTCAAG GAAATCTCAAAGTTGAGGTATGAGATATGCCCACGCATAATGAGAGAGAGAAAGTTTTGGAGAATCTACTTCGTTCTGGTTAACAGTCCTTTGGCACC GTATGAAAAGAAATACATGGATGAAGCGAAAATAATATCTGCTGAAAAGGCAAATGTCGAGGAGGCAAAGGATATTTCATCAGCAGGAACAACTTCTAAACCAGTGATCGGGGCAACAACCCAGACAAACAAGAAGTCAGCCTCATCAACTGCTGACCAGGATTTGGATGTTTTTCTTCTCGGAGAGGAAAGCGATGAAGGGCCAG ATGATGGGGAAAATGCTTTTGACGATGATTTTGACAAGATATAG